Proteins found in one Pseudomonas mosselii genomic segment:
- a CDS encoding OsmC family protein has protein sequence MKARIQWAGEAMFLGESGSGHVVVMDGPPEAGGRNLGVRPMEMLLLGLGGCSSFDVVSILKKSRQAVESCEAFLEAERASEDPKVFTKIHLNFVVKGRGLKEAQVKRAVELSAEKYCSASIMLDRAGVEITHGYEIVELG, from the coding sequence ATGAAGGCACGCATCCAGTGGGCCGGTGAAGCGATGTTCCTCGGCGAGTCGGGGAGCGGCCATGTCGTGGTCATGGATGGCCCACCTGAAGCCGGAGGCCGCAACCTGGGCGTGCGCCCGATGGAGATGCTCCTGCTCGGCCTGGGTGGCTGCAGCAGTTTCGACGTGGTCAGCATCCTCAAGAAATCGCGCCAGGCCGTGGAAAGCTGCGAGGCCTTCCTGGAGGCCGAACGCGCCAGTGAAGACCCGAAGGTGTTCACCAAGATCCACCTCAACTTCGTGGTCAAGGGCCGCGGGTTGAAGGAGGCGCAGGTCAAGCGTGCGGTCGAGTTGTCGGCGGAGAAGTACTGCTCGGCCTCGATTATGCTGGATCGCGCGGGCGTCGAGATCACGCACGGTTACGAAATCGTCGAACTCGGTTGA
- the estP gene encoding esterase EstP, whose amino-acid sequence MRKTPFLHATLGMLALACSQATLAAPSPYASLIVFGDSLSDAGQFPDLTGGTPGMRFTNRDANGNYAPVSPMILGGKLGFSGTSLGPSTSLTNQLQGTPDGNNWAVGGYTTQQILDSITDTSQAVIPPGRLGAGTVLRERDGYLANGLRADPNALYYLTGGGNDFLQGLVNSPADAAAAGARLAASAQALQQGGARYIMVWLLPDLGQTPNFSGTPQQGPLSQLSGVFNQSLVNRLGQIDAEIIPLNVPALLREALTSPAQFGLAADQNLVGTCYSGDGCVGNPVYGANGTTPDPTRLLFNDSVHPTIAGQQLIADYAYSILAAPWELTLLPEIAHASIRAHQDELRNQWQTPWQAVGQWQAFVATGGQDLDFGSQRSAASGDGRGYNLTLGGSYRLDDAWRVGLAAGVYRQKLEAGQEDSDYKLDSYLASAFAQFRQDRWWADTALTAGHLDYRDLKRTFALGVGDRSEKGDSDGEAWAVTGRVGYNLAAESSRWQLAPFISADYARVKVDGYEEKSGRSTALGFDDQERTSRRLGAGLLGSVQLLPTTRLFAEVAREHEFEDDQQDLRMHLTSLPANDFTLTGYTPHSNLTRASLGLTHELVPGVNLRGNYNWRKSDELRQQGVSVALSLDF is encoded by the coding sequence ATGCGCAAGACCCCCTTCCTGCACGCCACCCTCGGCATGCTCGCCCTCGCCTGCAGCCAGGCCACCTTGGCCGCGCCCTCCCCCTACGCGTCGCTCATCGTCTTCGGTGACAGCCTCAGCGACGCCGGGCAGTTCCCCGACCTGACCGGCGGCACGCCAGGCATGCGTTTCACCAACCGCGATGCCAATGGCAACTACGCGCCGGTCTCGCCAATGATCCTGGGTGGCAAGCTGGGCTTCTCCGGTACCAGCCTGGGCCCTTCGACGTCGCTGACCAACCAGCTCCAAGGCACGCCGGATGGCAACAACTGGGCCGTGGGCGGCTACACCACGCAGCAGATCCTCGACTCGATCACCGACACCTCGCAAGCCGTCATCCCACCCGGTCGTCTCGGCGCGGGCACGGTGCTGCGCGAGCGTGACGGCTACCTGGCCAACGGCCTGCGGGCCGATCCCAATGCCCTGTACTACCTGACCGGTGGCGGCAACGACTTCCTCCAGGGCCTGGTCAACAGCCCCGCCGACGCGGCCGCCGCCGGTGCCCGTCTGGCGGCCAGCGCCCAGGCGCTGCAACAGGGCGGCGCGCGTTACATCATGGTCTGGCTGCTGCCGGACCTGGGGCAAACGCCGAACTTCAGCGGCACGCCCCAGCAAGGGCCGCTGTCGCAACTGTCCGGCGTGTTCAACCAGTCGCTGGTCAACCGGCTCGGACAGATCGACGCCGAGATCATCCCGCTGAATGTCCCGGCACTGCTGCGGGAGGCCCTGACCAGTCCCGCCCAGTTCGGCCTGGCCGCCGACCAGAACCTGGTCGGCACCTGCTACAGCGGCGACGGCTGCGTGGGCAACCCGGTCTACGGGGCGAACGGCACGACGCCGGACCCGACCCGGCTGCTGTTCAACGACTCGGTGCACCCGACCATCGCCGGCCAGCAACTGATTGCCGACTATGCCTATTCGATCCTCGCCGCGCCCTGGGAGCTGACACTGCTGCCGGAAATCGCCCACGCCAGCATACGCGCCCACCAGGATGAGCTGCGCAATCAGTGGCAGACGCCCTGGCAGGCGGTCGGTCAATGGCAGGCGTTCGTCGCCACCGGTGGCCAGGACCTGGACTTCGGCAGCCAGCGCAGCGCCGCCAGTGGCGACGGGCGCGGCTACAACCTGACCCTCGGCGGCAGCTATCGGCTGGATGACGCCTGGCGCGTGGGGCTGGCGGCGGGCGTGTACCGGCAAAAGCTCGAGGCCGGCCAGGAAGATTCCGACTACAAGCTCGACAGCTACCTGGCCAGCGCCTTCGCCCAGTTCCGTCAGGATCGCTGGTGGGCCGACACGGCACTGACCGCCGGGCATCTGGACTATCGCGACCTCAAGCGCACCTTCGCCCTAGGCGTTGGTGACCGCAGTGAAAAAGGCGACAGCGATGGCGAGGCCTGGGCAGTCACCGGCCGGGTGGGCTACAACCTGGCGGCCGAGAGCAGCCGCTGGCAACTGGCGCCGTTCATCAGCGCCGACTATGCGCGGGTCAAGGTCGATGGATATGAGGAGAAGAGCGGCCGCTCCACGGCGCTCGGTTTCGACGATCAGGAGCGCACGTCACGCCGGCTGGGGGCCGGCCTGCTGGGGAGCGTGCAGCTCCTGCCGACGACCAGGTTGTTTGCCGAGGTGGCCCGCGAGCACGAGTTCGAAGACGACCAGCAGGACTTGCGCATGCACCTGACCAGCCTGCCGGCGAACGACTTCACCTTGACCGGCTATACGCCGCACAGCAACCTGACCCGCGCCAGCCTGGGGCTGACCCATGAACTGGTGCCGGGGGTGAACCTGCGGGGGAACTACAACTGGCGCAAGAGTGATGAGTTGCGCCAGCAGGGCGTGAGCGTGGCGTTGAGCCTGGACTTCTGA
- the trpE gene encoding anthranilate synthase component I, giving the protein MTREEFLRLAAAGYNRIPLACETLADFDTPLSIYLKLADQPNSYLLESVQGGEKWGRYSMIGLPSRTVLRVHGYHVSILQDGVEVESHDVEDPLAFVEAFKDRYKVADIPGLPRFNGGLVGYFGYDCVRYVEKRLGASPNPDPLGVPDILLMVSDAVVVFDNLAGKMHAIVLVDPAEAQAFEQGQARLQGLLDTLRQPITPRRGLDLSGPMAAEPAFRSSYTQTDYENAVGRIKEYILAGDCMQVVPSQRMSIDFKAAPIDLYRALRCFNPTPYMYFFNFGDFHVVGSSPEVLVRVEDNLVTVRPIAGTRPRGATEEADRALEDDLLSDDKEIAEHLMLIDLGRNDVGRVSATGSVRLTEKMVIERYSNVMHIVSNVTGQLDEGLTAMDALRAILPAGTLSGAPKIRAMEIIDELEPVKRGVYGGAVGYFAWNGNMDTAIAIRTAVIKDGELHVQAGGGIVADSVPALEWEETINKRRAMFRAVALAEQTSK; this is encoded by the coding sequence ATGACCCGCGAAGAATTCCTGCGCCTGGCCGCTGCCGGCTACAACCGCATTCCCCTGGCCTGCGAAACCCTGGCCGACTTCGACACCCCGCTGTCGATCTACCTGAAGCTGGCCGACCAACCCAACTCCTACCTGCTCGAGTCCGTGCAGGGCGGTGAGAAGTGGGGCCGCTATTCGATGATCGGCCTGCCGTCGCGCACCGTGCTGCGCGTGCACGGTTACCACGTCAGCATCCTGCAGGATGGCGTCGAGGTGGAAAGCCATGACGTCGAGGATCCGCTGGCCTTCGTCGAGGCGTTCAAGGATCGCTACAAGGTCGCCGACATTCCTGGCTTGCCACGTTTCAACGGTGGCCTGGTGGGCTATTTCGGCTACGACTGCGTGCGCTATGTGGAAAAACGCCTGGGCGCCAGCCCCAACCCGGACCCACTGGGGGTACCGGATATCCTGCTGATGGTCTCCGATGCCGTGGTGGTGTTCGACAACCTGGCGGGCAAGATGCACGCCATCGTGCTGGTCGACCCGGCCGAGGCGCAGGCCTTCGAGCAAGGGCAGGCCCGCCTGCAGGGGCTTCTGGACACCCTGCGCCAACCGATCACCCCGCGCCGCGGCCTGGACCTGAGCGGGCCGATGGCCGCCGAGCCGGCATTCCGCTCCAGCTACACACAAACCGACTACGAAAATGCCGTGGGACGCATCAAGGAGTACATCCTGGCCGGCGACTGCATGCAGGTGGTGCCGTCCCAGCGCATGTCCATCGACTTCAAGGCCGCGCCCATCGACTTGTACCGGGCGCTGCGCTGCTTCAACCCGACGCCGTACATGTACTTCTTCAACTTCGGCGACTTCCACGTGGTCGGCAGCTCGCCAGAAGTGCTGGTGCGGGTCGAGGACAACCTGGTCACCGTGCGGCCGATCGCCGGCACCCGCCCGCGCGGGGCCACCGAAGAAGCCGACAGGGCGCTGGAAGACGACCTGCTGTCGGACGACAAGGAAATCGCCGAGCACCTGATGCTCATCGACTTGGGCCGCAACGACGTGGGCCGTGTGTCGGCCACCGGCAGCGTGCGCCTGACCGAGAAAATGGTAATCGAGCGTTACTCGAACGTCATGCATATCGTGTCCAACGTCACCGGCCAGCTGGATGAGGGGCTGACGGCCATGGACGCGCTGCGGGCGATCCTGCCGGCCGGTACCCTTTCCGGCGCGCCGAAGATCCGTGCCATGGAGATCATCGACGAGCTGGAGCCGGTCAAGCGCGGCGTCTACGGTGGCGCGGTGGGCTACTTTGCCTGGAACGGCAACATGGACACCGCCATCGCCATCCGTACCGCGGTGATCAAGGACGGCGAACTGCATGTGCAGGCCGGTGGTGGCATCGTCGCCGACTCGGTGCCGGCGCTGGAGTGGGAAGAAACCATCAACAAGCGCCGGGCAATGTTCCGCGCGGTGGCGCTGGCCGAGCAGACCTCCAAGTAA
- the coq7 gene encoding 2-polyprenyl-3-methyl-6-methoxy-1,4-benzoquinone monooxygenase produces the protein MATERHYSPLDRLLLQADTAMRTLLPFSGQPARPSPAIVQPDAELDEQQTRHIAGLMRINHTGEVCAQALYQGQALTAKLPQVRKAMEHAAEEEIDHLAWCEQRIRQLNSHPSVLNPVFYGLSFGIGALAGLVSDKVSLGFVAATEHQVCKHLDEHLEQIPEHDGKSRAILEQMRVDEEHHAESALEAGGYRFPAPVRFGMSLLAKVMTKSTYRI, from the coding sequence ATGGCTACCGAACGTCACTACTCGCCGCTCGACCGCTTGTTGCTGCAGGCCGATACCGCCATGCGCACCTTGCTGCCCTTCAGCGGCCAACCCGCCCGCCCTTCCCCGGCGATCGTCCAGCCGGACGCCGAACTCGATGAACAACAGACCCGCCATATCGCCGGCCTGATGCGCATCAACCACACCGGCGAAGTCTGCGCCCAGGCGCTGTACCAGGGCCAGGCCCTGACCGCCAAGCTGCCCCAGGTTCGCAAGGCCATGGAGCATGCGGCGGAAGAAGAAATCGACCACCTGGCCTGGTGCGAGCAGCGCATTCGCCAGCTCAACAGCCACCCCAGCGTGCTCAATCCGGTGTTCTACGGCCTGTCGTTCGGCATCGGCGCCCTCGCCGGGCTGGTCAGCGACAAGGTCAGCCTGGGCTTCGTCGCCGCCACCGAGCATCAGGTGTGCAAGCACCTGGACGAACACCTGGAGCAGATCCCCGAGCACGACGGCAAGTCCCGCGCCATCCTCGAACAGATGCGTGTCGACGAGGAGCACCACGCCGAGTCCGCGCTGGAAGCCGGCGGCTACCGTTTCCCGGCCCCCGTGCGCTTCGGCATGAGCCTGCTGGCCAAGGTCATGACCAAGAGCACCTACCGAATCTGA
- the trpC gene encoding indole-3-glycerol phosphate synthase TrpC translates to MSVPTVLERIIARKFQEVAERSARVSLGELERLAKAADAPRGFARALIEQAARKQPAVIAEIKKASPSKGVIRENFVPAEIAVSYEKGGATCLSVLTDVDYFQGADVYLQQARAAVSLPVIRKDFMVDPYQIVEARALGADCVLLIVSALDDVKMAELAATAKDVGLDVLVEVHDGDELERALKILDTPLVGVNNRNLHTFEVSLETTLDLLPRIPRDRLAITESGILNRADVELMEINEVYSFLVGEAFMRAEQPGLELQRLFFPEQVKKTVQQLD, encoded by the coding sequence ATGAGCGTACCAACCGTGCTGGAAAGGATCATCGCCCGCAAATTCCAGGAAGTGGCCGAGCGCAGCGCGCGGGTCAGCCTGGGTGAGCTCGAACGCCTGGCCAAGGCGGCCGATGCGCCCCGCGGCTTTGCCAGGGCACTGATCGAGCAGGCTGCGCGCAAGCAGCCGGCGGTAATCGCCGAAATCAAGAAGGCCTCGCCAAGCAAGGGCGTGATTCGCGAAAACTTCGTGCCGGCGGAGATTGCCGTCAGCTATGAGAAGGGTGGGGCGACCTGCCTGTCGGTGCTGACCGACGTGGACTACTTCCAGGGTGCCGACGTCTACCTGCAGCAGGCGCGTGCCGCCGTTTCGCTGCCGGTGATCCGCAAGGACTTCATGGTCGATCCGTACCAGATCGTCGAAGCCCGTGCGCTGGGCGCCGACTGCGTGCTGCTGATCGTCTCGGCGCTGGACGACGTGAAGATGGCCGAGCTGGCCGCTACCGCCAAGGACGTCGGTCTCGACGTGCTGGTCGAAGTACATGACGGCGATGAGCTGGAGCGTGCGTTGAAGATCCTCGACACACCGTTGGTCGGGGTCAACAACCGCAACCTGCATACCTTCGAAGTCAGTCTGGAGACGACCCTCGACTTGCTGCCGCGCATCCCCCGCGATCGCCTGGCCATCACCGAGAGCGGCATCCTCAACCGTGCCGATGTCGAGCTGATGGAAATCAACGAGGTGTATTCGTTCCTGGTCGGCGAGGCGTTCATGCGCGCCGAGCAGCCAGGGTTGGAGCTGCAGCGGCTGTTCTTCCCCGAACAGGTGAAGAAGACCGTTCAGCAACTGGACTGA
- a CDS encoding phosphoglycolate phosphatase, translated as MSGFEQLFPGTLPRLVMFDLDGTLIDSVPDLAAAVDRMLLELGRPPAGLEAVRHWVGNGAQVLVRRALAGDIDHAAVDDELAERALALFMEAYADNHELTVVYPGVRDTLRWLRKQGVEMALITNKPERFVAPLLDQMKIGRYFRWIIGGDTLAQKKPDPAALLFVMKMAGVSAEQSLFVGDSRSDVLAAKAAGVQCVGLSYGYNHGRPIDDESPSLVIDDLRLLLPGCLVTDTGITLADLQAPQSRDNNVVVTGKFWMKVIKALARWRWRA; from the coding sequence ATGAGCGGCTTCGAGCAGCTGTTCCCGGGGACACTGCCCAGGCTGGTGATGTTCGATCTGGATGGCACCCTGATCGACTCGGTACCCGACCTGGCCGCAGCCGTCGACCGCATGCTGCTCGAACTCGGGCGACCGCCCGCAGGCCTGGAGGCGGTGCGCCACTGGGTCGGCAATGGTGCCCAGGTGCTGGTGCGCCGGGCCCTGGCCGGCGATATCGATCACGCCGCGGTGGACGACGAGCTGGCCGAGCGCGCGCTGGCACTGTTCATGGAAGCCTATGCCGACAACCATGAACTCACCGTGGTCTACCCCGGCGTGCGCGACACCCTGCGCTGGCTGCGCAAGCAGGGCGTGGAGATGGCGCTGATCACCAACAAACCCGAACGCTTCGTCGCCCCCTTGCTCGACCAGATGAAGATCGGTCGCTACTTCCGCTGGATCATCGGCGGCGACACCCTGGCGCAGAAGAAGCCCGACCCGGCGGCGCTGCTGTTCGTCATGAAGATGGCCGGTGTCAGCGCCGAACAATCGCTGTTTGTCGGCGATTCGCGCAGCGACGTGCTGGCGGCCAAGGCCGCCGGCGTCCAGTGCGTCGGCCTGAGCTACGGCTACAACCATGGCCGGCCGATCGACGACGAGTCGCCCAGCCTGGTCATCGACGACCTGCGCCTGCTGCTGCCCGGTTGCTTAGTCACCGACACTGGGATAACGTTGGCGGACCTTCAAGCCCCGCAAAGCAGAGACAACAACGTGGTGGTTACCGGCAAATTCTGGATGAAAGTCATCAAGGCACTCGCCCGCTGGCGCTGGCGCGCCTGA
- a CDS encoding aminodeoxychorismate/anthranilate synthase component II, translating into MLLMIDNYDSFTYNVVQYLGELGAEVKVIRNDEMTIAQIEALNPERIVVSPGPCTPSEAGVSIEAILHFAGKLPILGVCLGHQSIGQAFGGDVVRARQVMHGKTSPVLHRDLGVFAGLNNPLTVTRYHSLVVKRETLPDCLEVTAWTAHEDGTVDEIMGLRHKTLNVEGVQFHPESILTEQGHELFANFLKQTGGRR; encoded by the coding sequence ATGTTACTGATGATCGACAACTACGACTCCTTCACCTACAACGTCGTGCAGTACCTTGGCGAGCTGGGTGCGGAGGTCAAGGTCATTCGCAATGACGAAATGACCATCGCCCAGATCGAAGCCCTTAACCCCGAGCGCATCGTCGTCTCCCCGGGGCCGTGCACGCCGAGCGAAGCCGGGGTCTCCATCGAGGCCATCCTGCACTTCGCCGGCAAGCTGCCGATCCTGGGCGTCTGCCTGGGCCATCAGTCCATCGGCCAGGCCTTCGGCGGTGACGTGGTGCGTGCCCGCCAGGTGATGCATGGCAAGACCAGCCCGGTGCTGCACCGCGACCTGGGCGTGTTCGCCGGCCTGAACAACCCGCTCACCGTGACCCGCTACCACTCGCTGGTGGTCAAGCGTGAAACCCTGCCCGACTGCCTGGAAGTGACCGCCTGGACCGCCCACGAAGATGGCACTGTCGACGAAATCATGGGCCTGCGTCATAAAACCCTGAACGTCGAAGGGGTACAGTTCCACCCCGAATCTATCCTCACCGAGCAGGGCCACGAGCTGTTCGCCAATTTCCTCAAGCAGACCGGCGGACGCCGTTAA
- the trpD gene encoding anthranilate phosphoribosyltransferase — MDIKTALSRIVGHLDLSTEEMRDVMRQIMTGQCTEAQIGAFLMGMRMKSESIDEIVGAVSVMRELADKVELKTLDGVVDIVGTGGDGANIFNVSTASAFVLAAAGCTVAKHGNRAVSGKSGSADLLEAAGIYLNLTPVQVARCIDSLGIGFMFAQTHHSAMKHAAGPRRDLGLRTLFNMLGPLTNPAGVKHQVVGVFTQALCRPLAEVLQRLGSKHVLVVHSKDGLDEFSLAAPTFVAELKNDQITEYWVEPEDLGMKSQSLHGLAVEGPQASLELIRDALGRRKTENGQKAAEMIVLNAGAALYAADHAMTLAQGVELAHDVLHTGLAWEKLQELGAFTAVFKVENEA; from the coding sequence ATGGATATCAAGACCGCTTTGAGCCGTATCGTCGGCCACCTGGATTTGTCCACCGAGGAAATGCGCGACGTCATGCGCCAGATCATGACTGGCCAGTGCACTGAGGCGCAGATCGGCGCTTTCCTCATGGGCATGCGCATGAAGAGCGAGAGCATCGACGAAATCGTCGGTGCGGTGTCGGTGATGCGTGAGCTGGCCGACAAGGTCGAGCTGAAGACCCTCGACGGCGTGGTCGACATCGTCGGCACCGGTGGCGATGGCGCCAACATCTTCAACGTGTCGACTGCTTCGGCCTTTGTCCTGGCCGCGGCCGGCTGCACCGTGGCCAAGCATGGCAACCGTGCCGTCTCCGGCAAGAGCGGCAGCGCCGACCTGCTGGAAGCCGCCGGTATCTACCTGAACCTGACCCCGGTGCAGGTCGCCCGCTGCATCGACAGCCTCGGCATCGGCTTCATGTTCGCCCAGACCCATCACAGTGCAATGAAGCACGCCGCCGGCCCTCGTCGCGACCTGGGGCTGCGTACCCTGTTCAACATGCTCGGCCCGCTTACGAATCCGGCCGGCGTGAAACACCAGGTGGTCGGGGTCTTCACCCAGGCCCTGTGCCGCCCGTTGGCCGAGGTGCTGCAGCGCCTGGGCAGCAAGCATGTGCTGGTGGTGCATTCGAAGGACGGCCTGGACGAGTTCAGCCTGGCCGCGCCGACCTTCGTCGCCGAACTGAAGAATGACCAGATCACCGAATACTGGGTCGAGCCCGAAGACCTCGGCATGAAGAGCCAGAGCTTGCATGGCCTGGCAGTCGAGGGGCCGCAGGCTTCGCTGGAACTGATCCGTGACGCCCTGGGCCGACGCAAGACCGAGAACGGCCAGAAGGCCGCCGAGATGATCGTGCTCAACGCCGGCGCGGCGCTGTATGCCGCCGACCACGCGATGACCCTGGCCCAGGGTGTCGAACTGGCCCACGATGTGCTGCACACCGGGTTGGCCTGGGAAAAACTGCAGGAGCTGGGCGCCTTTACCGCGGTATTCAAGGTGGAGAACGAAGCATGA
- the crp gene encoding cAMP-activated global transcriptional regulator CRP → MVSSALPPKIKNIDKLLAHCQRRRYAAKSNIICAGDRADTLSFIIKGSVTILIEDDDGHEMIIAYLNSGDFFGELGLFEPAGQEHQRSAWVRAKTECEVAEIGYDKFRELVRLEPEILYALGSQMAQRLRNTTRKVGDLAFFDVTGRVARCLLDLCKQPDAMTHPDGMQIKITRQEIGRIVGCSREMVGRVLKDLEERSLVQVKGKTMVVYGTR, encoded by the coding sequence ATGGTCTCCTCAGCCCTGCCACCCAAGATCAAGAACATCGACAAGCTGCTGGCCCACTGCCAACGCCGTCGCTACGCCGCCAAGAGCAATATCATCTGTGCCGGCGACCGGGCCGATACCTTGTCGTTCATCATCAAGGGCTCGGTGACCATCCTGATCGAGGACGACGACGGTCACGAGATGATCATCGCCTACCTCAACAGCGGTGATTTCTTCGGCGAGCTGGGTCTGTTCGAGCCCGCCGGCCAGGAACATCAGCGCAGCGCCTGGGTGCGCGCCAAGACCGAGTGCGAAGTGGCCGAGATCGGCTACGACAAATTCCGTGAACTGGTACGCCTGGAGCCGGAAATACTCTATGCCCTGGGCAGCCAGATGGCCCAGCGCCTGCGCAACACCACCCGCAAGGTCGGCGACCTGGCGTTTTTCGATGTGACCGGCCGGGTTGCCCGTTGCCTGCTCGACCTGTGCAAGCAACCCGACGCCATGACCCACCCCGACGGCATGCAGATCAAGATCACCCGCCAGGAGATCGGTCGTATCGTCGGTTGTTCACGGGAGATGGTCGGCCGCGTCCTCAAGGACCTCGAGGAGCGCAGCCTGGTGCAGGTCAAGGGTAAAACCATGGTGGTCTACGGCACCCGTTAG
- the rpe gene encoding ribulose-phosphate 3-epimerase — MQPYAIAPSILSADFARLGEDVDKVLAAGADIVHFDVMDNHYVPNLTIGPMVCSALRKYGVTAPIDVHLMVSPVDRIIGDFIEAGATYITFHPEASQHIDRSLQLIRDGGCKAGLVFNPATGLDALKYVMDKVDMVLLMSVNPGFGGQKFIPGTLDKLREARALIDASGRDIRLEIDGGVNVGNIREITAAGADTFVAGSAIFNAPDYKEVIDKMRAEMALARA, encoded by the coding sequence ATGCAGCCCTACGCTATTGCCCCCTCCATTCTGTCCGCCGATTTCGCCCGCCTGGGCGAGGACGTCGACAAGGTCCTGGCCGCCGGGGCCGACATCGTCCACTTCGATGTCATGGACAACCACTACGTGCCCAACCTGACCATCGGCCCGATGGTCTGCAGCGCCCTGCGCAAGTACGGCGTGACCGCGCCGATCGACGTGCACCTGATGGTCAGCCCGGTCGACCGCATCATCGGCGACTTCATTGAAGCTGGCGCCACCTACATCACCTTCCACCCGGAAGCCAGCCAGCACATCGACCGCTCGCTGCAACTGATCCGCGACGGCGGCTGCAAGGCTGGCCTGGTGTTCAACCCGGCCACCGGCCTGGATGCGCTGAAGTACGTGATGGACAAGGTCGACATGGTCCTGCTGATGAGCGTCAACCCTGGCTTCGGCGGGCAGAAGTTCATCCCCGGCACCCTCGACAAGCTGCGCGAGGCCCGCGCCCTGATCGATGCCAGCGGCCGCGACATCCGCCTGGAGATCGACGGCGGCGTCAACGTAGGCAACATCCGCGAGATCACCGCCGCCGGCGCTGACACCTTCGTGGCCGGTTCGGCGATCTTCAACGCCCCGGACTACAAGGAAGTCATCGACAAGATGCGTGCCGAAATGGCGCTGGCACGCGCATGA
- a CDS encoding lipoate--protein ligase family protein encodes MTDQPLALTVEQGLHAEQDLLAAVCRGERECGVLFWRPTDHALVMPRRMSRLDNFEAACAELAIAGWPVLLRETGGEPVPQSHATVNVALVYVAPRSEGDQGRIENAYERLCLPLCDVLSEWGGVASVGEIDGAFCDGRYNVNLNGRKLVGTAQRWRQGLGGKRPVVLVHGALLLDNERESMVAAVNRFNECCDLDQRCRADSHIALHEVAPAAPWFERLSRAYEQVLAELPQD; translated from the coding sequence ATGACCGATCAACCCCTGGCCCTCACCGTCGAACAAGGCCTGCATGCCGAACAGGACCTGCTGGCCGCCGTCTGCCGTGGCGAGCGCGAATGTGGCGTGCTGTTCTGGCGTCCGACCGACCATGCCCTGGTCATGCCCCGGCGCATGAGCCGCCTGGACAACTTCGAGGCCGCCTGCGCCGAGCTGGCCATCGCTGGCTGGCCGGTGCTGCTGCGCGAAACCGGTGGCGAACCGGTGCCGCAATCCCATGCGACCGTCAACGTGGCGCTGGTCTACGTGGCCCCGCGCAGCGAGGGCGACCAGGGCCGCATCGAGAATGCCTACGAGCGTCTGTGCCTGCCGCTGTGCGATGTCCTTAGCGAATGGGGCGGTGTCGCCTCGGTGGGGGAGATTGACGGCGCCTTCTGCGATGGCCGCTACAACGTCAACCTCAATGGTCGCAAGCTGGTCGGCACCGCCCAGCGCTGGCGCCAGGGGCTGGGGGGCAAGCGCCCGGTGGTGTTGGTGCATGGCGCGCTGTTGCTGGACAACGAACGCGAATCGATGGTCGCGGCGGTCAACCGCTTCAATGAGTGCTGCGATCTGGATCAGCGTTGCCGCGCCGACAGCCATATCGCCTTGCACGAGGTGGCGCCTGCGGCTCCCTGGTTCGAGCGTCTGAGCCGGGCCTATGAACAAGTACTAGCGGAACTGCCACAGGACTAG